The proteins below are encoded in one region of bacterium:
- a CDS encoding nucleotide exchange factor GrpE, with product MSTDDKNQTPEEQNTLDNGAAELEVAKAEAADWRDKYLRKLAEFDNFRKRSRQELSSVRDLVGEELIVSLLPAIDDFDRLLQNPSISEEQYRRAVDMIYGKLRSYLDARGITKFECVGQPFDPALHDAMLMQPTPDFPAGTVLAVMTPGYKLGDRVIRHAQVIVSAEPALTAGADDGSSGESSNGQ from the coding sequence ATGAGTACGGACGACAAGAATCAGACGCCGGAAGAGCAGAACACGCTCGACAACGGCGCGGCGGAATTGGAGGTCGCCAAAGCGGAGGCCGCCGACTGGCGCGACAAGTATCTGCGCAAGCTGGCGGAATTCGATAATTTCCGCAAACGGTCGCGGCAGGAACTCTCTTCCGTGCGGGATCTGGTCGGCGAAGAGCTGATCGTGAGCCTGCTTCCGGCGATCGATGACTTCGACCGCCTGCTGCAAAACCCGTCGATCTCCGAAGAGCAGTACCGCCGGGCCGTGGACATGATTTACGGCAAGCTGCGGTCTTACCTCGATGCCCGGGGCATCACCAAGTTCGAATGCGTCGGCCAGCCCTTCGACCCCGCCCTGCACGATGCCATGCTCATGCAGCCGACTCCCGACTTTCCGGCGGGCACCGTGCTGGCCGTAATGACGCCGGGATACAAACTCGGTGACCGCGTGATCCGCCACGCGCAGGTGATTGTTTCCGCCGAGCCCGCACTCACCGCCGGCGCCGATGACGGATCTTCGGGCGAGTCCTCGAACGGACAATAG
- the hrcA gene encoding heat-inducible transcriptional repressor HrcA, giving the protein MNSANNKMPVLTTRERQILSAVVQHFILTAMPVGSRQLARKRNLDLSPATIRNVMADLEEMGLLVHPHTSAGRIPSDLGYRIYVNDLMDTRELSSEEREAIEREFEGVSQELDEIMAVTARVLSSSSKLLSIAMMPALDEAVLNRIDLVRLSENRVLVVIALESGPVRTIMVELEQSVPEEQLRHISRSMNNRLAGLTLDEVKAEIGERFASMSVGHPGLVRFFVDSAEKLFNFGEHEDLKISGRAEVLSQPEFSDPRTMRGIIELIEDKDIIVHLLQGLQAENHVLITIGSENPDMRAKDLSVLTSSYRVKTISGKLGVIGPTRMDYSKMKSIVEFTAHTIGRHLSGGSQVR; this is encoded by the coding sequence ATGAATTCAGCGAACAACAAGATGCCCGTTCTGACCACGCGTGAAAGGCAGATCCTCAGCGCCGTGGTTCAGCATTTCATCCTCACGGCTATGCCGGTGGGGTCGCGGCAGCTTGCCCGCAAACGAAACCTCGATCTTTCTCCCGCCACGATCCGCAATGTGATGGCCGATCTGGAGGAGATGGGGCTGCTGGTGCATCCGCACACGTCGGCAGGGAGAATCCCCTCCGATCTGGGATACCGGATCTACGTCAATGACCTGATGGACACCCGCGAATTATCCTCCGAGGAGCGGGAAGCCATCGAACGCGAGTTCGAGGGCGTGTCGCAGGAACTCGATGAGATTATGGCCGTCACGGCTCGTGTGCTGTCATCGTCATCCAAGCTGCTGTCCATTGCCATGATGCCCGCCCTCGATGAGGCCGTGCTCAATCGCATCGATCTGGTGCGCCTTTCCGAGAACAGGGTGCTGGTGGTCATCGCCCTCGAAAGTGGGCCGGTGCGCACGATCATGGTGGAACTCGAGCAGAGTGTTCCCGAAGAGCAACTCCGGCACATCAGCCGTTCGATGAACAACCGCCTGGCGGGCTTGACGCTCGATGAAGTGAAGGCGGAAATCGGCGAACGCTTTGCCAGCATGTCGGTCGGCCATCCGGGTTTGGTAAGGTTCTTTGTAGACTCTGCGGAAAAACTGTTCAACTTCGGCGAACACGAAGATCTGAAGATCAGTGGCCGGGCCGAAGTGCTGTCGCAACCGGAATTCTCCGATCCCCGCACCATGCGCGGTATCATCGAGCTGATCGAAGACAAGGATATTATCGTCCATCTTCTGCAAGGCTTGCAGGCCGAAAACCACGTGCTGATCACCATCGGCAGCGAAAATCCGGACATGCGGGCCAAGGATCTTTCCGTGCTGACCTCCAGTTACCGGGTGAAGACGATTTCCGGCAAGCTTGGCGTCATCGGCCCGACACGGATGGACTACTCGAAGATGAAGAGCATTGTAGAATTTACCGCCCACACCATCGGCCGCCACCTCAGCGGCGGATCCCAGGTGCGCTGA
- a CDS encoding ester cyclase, translated as MAESKQIAMYRAVCEDGIGKGDLKVVDRFIAPNMKEHETGVEPPNSEGLKNLIRMMHTAFPDLRVTVEDVWEMGDTVIGRITWTGTHTGPLGDIPPTRKKVNVTGIDIVRFSGDKCVEHWGVTDRMSMMEQLGVVQPMQA; from the coding sequence ATGGCAGAATCGAAACAGATCGCCATGTATCGTGCTGTATGCGAAGACGGAATCGGCAAGGGAGACCTGAAGGTCGTTGACCGCTTCATCGCCCCCAACATGAAGGAACATGAGACGGGAGTGGAGCCGCCGAACAGTGAAGGGCTCAAGAATTTGATCCGGATGATGCACACTGCGTTTCCCGACCTGCGGGTGACCGTGGAAGACGTCTGGGAAATGGGCGACACGGTCATTGGCCGCATCACCTGGACCGGCACGCATACGGGACCGCTGGGCGACATTCCGCCCACCCGCAAGAAGGTGAATGTTACCGGGATTGACATTGTCCGCTTTTCCGGGGACAAATGCGTTGAGCATTGGGGGGTGACGGATCGCATGTCGATGATGGAACAACTCGGAGTTGTGCAGCCGATGCAGGCCTGA
- a CDS encoding site-specific integrase: MPSLRKRILKSGTVVWDIRYSVGGKQKSYHIGETDRRTAEKIFHKFCNSIVEGKADGTQSSPAESTGPTLSQLASETAIYAGSNKSPKTQEREALVFQAVIRELGDIPLVELTPAKIEGYKAARLTVASPSTVNIEIRVLNTALNQAAELGWYRLDGRKAFKQLRLPESEPLVWLTKEQITDVLSTPDPEFRRFLQFLLQTGCRRNEALGMTWQDIDLARKQLVVRGEIGKMGKRRTVPVSTVLLRVLDEWPGPRIGRLFPHYEPNQISMKFRRWARQIGLPPGLSLHSLRATFGSQLVAAGVNIYVVSRLLGHSSVRVTEKHYLTLAPEHVHDAVNRLDFE, from the coding sequence GTGCCGTCATTGAGAAAACGCATTCTGAAATCTGGGACCGTCGTGTGGGACATTCGTTATTCGGTGGGCGGCAAGCAGAAGTCTTATCACATCGGCGAGACCGATCGGCGAACTGCGGAGAAGATCTTCCACAAGTTCTGCAACTCTATTGTGGAAGGGAAGGCTGACGGCACGCAGTCATCGCCGGCTGAGTCCACCGGTCCTACGCTCAGTCAACTTGCCAGCGAAACTGCGATCTACGCGGGGTCGAACAAGAGCCCGAAGACCCAAGAACGGGAGGCATTGGTGTTCCAAGCTGTGATCCGGGAATTGGGCGATATCCCGCTAGTGGAGTTGACGCCGGCCAAAATCGAGGGTTACAAGGCCGCACGTCTGACCGTGGCGTCGCCTTCCACGGTGAATATTGAGATTCGCGTGCTCAATACGGCCTTGAATCAGGCCGCGGAATTGGGATGGTACAGGCTGGACGGTAGGAAGGCGTTCAAACAACTTCGACTCCCCGAGTCAGAACCGCTTGTGTGGCTGACGAAGGAACAGATCACGGACGTCCTGAGCACTCCAGATCCGGAGTTTAGGCGGTTTCTCCAGTTCCTGCTTCAGACAGGCTGCCGGCGGAATGAGGCACTAGGGATGACCTGGCAGGACATAGACCTTGCCAGGAAACAATTGGTGGTTCGCGGGGAAATTGGCAAGATGGGAAAGCGGCGCACCGTTCCGGTCAGTACTGTCCTACTTCGGGTGTTAGATGAATGGCCCGGTCCCCGGATTGGCAGGCTGTTTCCGCATTACGAGCCAAACCAGATTTCCATGAAGTTCAGACGGTGGGCGCGCCAGATTGGCCTACCGCCGGGTCTGTCGCTCCACAGCCTGCGTGCGACGTTCGGGTCGCAGTTAGTAGCGGCCGGAGTCAATATCTACGTTGTTTCGCGGTTGCTTGGCCACAGCAGCGTCCGTGTCACCGAAAAGCATTATTTGACCCTGGCTCCAGAGCACGTTCACGATGCCGTGAACCGACTGGATTTCGAATGA